In Camelina sativa cultivar DH55 chromosome 16, Cs, whole genome shotgun sequence, a single window of DNA contains:
- the LOC104753716 gene encoding agamous-like MADS-box protein AGL80 yields the protein MTSKKVKLAFITNDSSRKATFKKRKKGLMKKVNELSTLCGISACAIIYSPYDSNPEVWPSNSGVQRIVSEFRTLPDMDQQKKMVDQETFLRQRIAKASDHFRRLRKDNRELQMKEVMFQCLIGNMGKFHMNIMDLNDLGFTIEQYLKNINRRFEILQNSGMEIGESSNAGAVGTTFERTGSMEVMASTTPPTTTPNEAGSSSSSLAAFLNPLQQQQQQQHQHFRYPSSPHDGLYEQPPSLNLNLNQNYSQNQQQWFMEMMHHQHEPLNYAADDEQRGFLFMDDHHQPQDQHQQILGDSSTVSTVVTSSSTIPVTNPSPTNNTWFR from the coding sequence ATGACGAGTAAGAAAGTAAAACTTGCTTTCATTACCAACGATTCATCGAGGAAAGCAactttcaagaaaagaaaaaaagggttgATGAAGAAAGTGAATGAGCTCTCCACTTTGTGTGGCATCAGTGCATGTGCCATCATCTACAGTCCGTACGATTCCAACCCCGAAGTGTGGCCATCAAATTCCGGTGTTCAAAGGATAGTCTCAGAGTTCAGGACGCTTCCAGACATGGACCAACAAAAGAAGATGGTGGACCAAGAAACCTTTCTCAGACAAAGGATTGCGAAAGCGTCCGATCATTTCAGGAGACTAAGAAAAGATAACCGGGAGCTACAGATGAAAGAAGTCATGTTCCAGTGTTTGATAGGAAACATGGGAAAGTTTCACATGAATATCATGGATCTTAATGATTTAGGTTTTACGATTGAACAAtatctcaaaaatattaatCGCAGGTTTGAGATTTTACAGAACTCTGGCATGGAGATCGGCGAGTCTTCCAATGCTGGTGCGGTCGGGACTACCTTTGAAAGGACTGGATCAATGGAAGTCATGGCGTCTACAACTCCACCAACCACCACACCTAATGAGGCCggttcttcctcttcatcattgGCAGCTTTTCTAAACcctcttcaacaacaacaacaacaacaacaccaacatttTCGTTATCCGTCATCTCCACATGATGGACTCTATGAGCAACCTCcaagtttgaatttaaacctaaATCAGAACTATAGTCAGAACCAACAACAATGGTTTATGGAGATGATGCACCACCAGCATGAACCATTGAACTATGCAGCTGATGATGAGCAAAGGGGTTTTCTATTTATGGATGATCACCACCAACCCCAAGACCAGCATCAACAAATCCTTGGTGATTCGTCCACGGTTTCAACCGTCGTTACTTCAAGCAGCACGATCCCCGTTACCAATCCAAGTCCTACCAATAATACATGGTTTCGTTAG
- the LOC104750761 gene encoding probable WRKY transcription factor 57, with the protein MNDPPDLSNDDSAAWRELTASESDFFDRDTSTILSDFGWNLGHSSDHPHNLSDLTPTTTKPLQNLPSTSSCSSSVAAVTQVSTPNTNPSATSSSSEDPAENSTASAVKTPPETPVKEKKKAQKRIRQPRFAFMTKSEVDNLEDGYRWRKYGQKAVKNSPFPRSYYRCTNSRCTVKKRVERSSEDPSIVITTYEGQHCHQTIGFPRGGILTAHDPHSFTSHHHLPPPLPNHYYYQELLHQLHRDNNTPSPRLPQSTTEDAPTLSNPSEEGLLGDIVPQTMRNP; encoded by the exons ATGAACGATCCTCCTGATCTGAGCAACGATGACTCTGCTGCTTGGAGAGAACTCACTGCTTCAGAATCTGACTTCTTTGACAGAGACACTTCTACTATCCTCTCTGACTTCGGCTGGAACCTCGGCCACTCCTCCGATCATCCTCACAATCTCTCCGATCTTACACCAACCACCACCAAACCCCTTCAGAATCTACCCtccacttcttcttgttcctcatCTGTAGCCGCCGTTACACAGGTTTCCACCCCTAATACTAATCCTTCCGCTACCTCGAGCTCAAGTGAGGATCCAGCTGAAAACTCCACCGCCTCAGCGGTCAAAACACCACCGGAGACACC agtgaaggagaaaaagaaggctCAAAAGCGAATTCGTCAACCAAGATTTGCATTCATGACCAAGAGTGAAGTGGATAATCTTGAAGATGGATATCGATGGCGTAAATATGGACAAAAGGCTGTCAAGAATAGCCCATTCCCAAG GAGCTACTATAGATGCACAAATAGCAGATGCACGGTAAAGAAGAGAGTGGAGCGGTCATCGGAAGATCCATCCATAGTAATCACAACATACGAAGGACAACATTGCCATCAAACCATTGGATTCCCTCGAGGTGGAATCCTCACTGCACACGACCCTCATAGTTTCacatctcatcatcatctcccTCCTCCATTGCCAAATCATTATTATTACCAAGAACTCCTTCATCAACTTCATAGAGACAATAATACTCCGTCACCGCGGTTACCCCAATCTACTACTGAAGATGCACCTACACTGTCTAATCCATCAGAGGAAGGCTTACTTGGTGATATTGTACCTCAAACTATGCGCAATCCTTGA
- the LOC104750762 gene encoding CLAVATA3/ESR (CLE)-related protein 10-like, with product MMINRHRPINILIIIVFLLTTTARAGGNWSNRTHRTVPRVQHAYYAYPHRSCESFSRPYARTMCIELERIHRSSRQPLFSSPPPPSEIDQRYGVEKRLVPSGPNPLHN from the coding sequence ATGATGATTAACCGGCACCGTCCGATCaatatcctcatcatcatcgtcttccttCTTACGACGACGGCAAGAGCAGGAGGAAACTGGAGTAACCGAACCCACCGAACCGTTCCTAGGGTTCAACACGCGTACTACGCATATCCTCACCGTTCATGCGAGTCTTTCTCTCGTCCATACGCACGCACTATGTGCATTGAGCTCGAAAGAATCCATAGAAGCAGTCGACaacctcttttctcttctccgcCTCCTCCGTCGGAGATTGACCAAAGGTACGGCGTTGAGAAAAGACTCGTTCCCTCCGGTCCAAACCCACTTCACAATTAA
- the LOC104750763 gene encoding uncharacterized protein At3g61260-like, giving the protein MNETREQRAKPVPVAAAVDQWKETEIVKTRMKYEKLSEKIVSWEDKKRKKAKRKLHRTERGVEKTKLKAIERFRDDNERIEMIVASARAHAYESRVKEELKVREKANLMRATGKNPSTCL; this is encoded by the exons ATGAATGAAACCAGGGAGCAACGAGCAAAACCTGTACCTGTGGCAGCTGCAGTGGATCAATGGAAGGAAACAGAGATAGTAAAAACACGAATGaa GTATGAGAAGCTAAGCGAGAAGATTGTCTCATGGGAagataagaagaggaaaaaggcTAAGAGAAAGCTTCATAGAACAGAG AGAGGGGTagaaaaaacaaagttgaaGGCGATAGAGAGATTCAGAGATGACAATGAACGCATTGAGATGATCGTTGCAAGTGCAAGAGCACATGCCTATGAGAGTCGAGTGAAAGAAGAGTTGAAGGTTAGGGAGAAAGCAAACCTCATGAGAGCAACTGGAAAGAACCCCTCTACATGTCTCTGA